A stretch of DNA from Kitasatospora kifunensis:
ATCCCGCGCCGCCGAAGATCATGGCGTCGCCCGGCCGCGGGGTGTAGCCCGAGGGGTCGTGCCAGGTGCGGTTGTTGTCGCCGTAGGTGACGAAGGTGGTGACCGTGGCGCCGAGCGCGGAGACGTCCACGCCGCCCTGCTGCCACGCCCACTTCGAGAACTCGGCGCACCACTCCACGCTGCAGTCCACGACACCGCAGCCATTGGACCCGAGCTGTCCGCGGGCCGCGGAGATGATCTTGCTCGTGTCCGTTGCCGCCGACGCCGACTGGACCGTGACCGCGCTCAGGGTGAGACCGGACAACGCGACGCAGGCGGCCGCGGCAATGGTGCGTAGGCGTCGATTCGAGGGCATGGCGGGTTCTCTCCTTGGCGGGTGGCGATGGGGACGGGGTGTTCCGATCCGGTGTACCGGTGCCGAGTTGACAGATCGGGATCGACTCGACTGATGGCTCGTCAGCTGTCCAGCGTCGCCAGGGGAAGGACGCTGAGGATCGCGGTGGGCCGGCCGGACGGGGCAGGACTTCGGGGTCCTGGTGAGGGTGTCTCAGTTGTCCAGCGCTGCCAGCGGCAGCGCGTTGAAGTCGTCGGTGTGCCAGTCGAGGAGGGCAGGGCTTCGGGTGGCCCGGGCGCACAGGCCTTGGGCGGCCCGGATGGCGTCGGCGGCGGTCTCGGCCCGCAGGAGCACGACCAGTTCGAGCTCGCCGGCGGTCGCCGGAGCCTGGACGCGGACATGGTCGAGTCGGTCGGCTGTGGTCGCGTGGGCCCAGACCAGGTCGACCACGGTGGCAGGGCGCGGGTTCCGGTCGCGGGCCGGTGGCCCGGTCAGGTGAGTGGCCACCACGTAGCGCGCGTTCAACGCCTAGCCCCAGCAGCCGCCGCAGACGAGGTCGGGGGCCGTGTCCGCAGCGGGGGCCGCGGGCGCGGGGGCCACCGGAGCGGGGGCCGCGGGCGCGGCGTCAGCGGGCGCGGCGGAGAGTCCGATGCCGAACAGGGCGATCAGGCCGAACAGGACGAATCGCAGTGTTCCAGGCATGGCGGGACCTCCGTTGGGTGTTTGTGGGGTGCCGGCATGACCGGGTCGCTCCGGTGCCGGATCCGTCGGGCGGTCGGCGCCCTGCGGTGAACAGAAGTCTTCCGCGCAGCTCAGCCGGGCGGAAGCGGCTGCCGCTGGCCCGAAGGTTCCATGGCACGATCGGGCCAGCACCGGCGCGGCCGGCGCGGACCTTGCTCCGGTCGGACCGGTCGTGTCACGCTCGGACGACACACGGGCATCACATCGGCATCACACGGGGGACGGGGGCTGGAGCGATGCTGCGCGCTCTGGGACTGGATGCGGTCAGCGAGCAGGTGTACCAAGAACTGCTGGCCGAACCGACGTTGGACGCAATACTGCTGGCCGAGCGCCTCGGCCTGAGTCAGGATCAGGTCGGTGCGAGTCTGGACACGCTGGCCGACCTCGCGTTGCTGCGGATGTCGCGCGAGGCGCCGCAGCAGCGGCGGCCGGTCAGCCAGGAGCGCGCCCGCGCGCTCCTGCTGCGCCGTCAGGAGGAGGAACTCCGAGCCCGCCTCGCCGCCCTGGAGGCCAACCGCATCGCGGTTGCCACCGCGGCCGAGCGGGCGGCCCGCGAGCGGCAGCGGATCCCCACCGGCACCGAACAGCTCGACGGCCTGGACGAGATCCAGTCCCGCCTGGAGTCCCTGCTCCAGAGCGCCACCACCGAGATCTGCTCGATCGTCCCCACCCTGATGCCCCCCGAAGCCCTGGAGGCCGCGCGCCCCCTGGACGAGGACCTGCTCAGGCGCGGCATCACCCAGCGGACGCTCTGTCACGAGGGCGTGCGAACCAACCCCCGCGCCCTCGCCTACGGGCGCTCGATGGCCGCCGTCGGTGCGCAGCTGCGCACCGCGCCGGCGCTGCCGCACCGCCTGCTGGTGGTTGACCGGGCCACCGCCCTCGTCCCGCTCGACCCCGCCTCGCCGACCGCCAGCGCCGTGCTGGTCACCATCCCCGGGATCGTGGCCGGCCTGGCCGAGCTGTTCGACCGGATCTGGGCGGACGCCGTCCCGCTGGACCAGGCCCCCGCCCCCGACTGTGCCACCGGCATCACCGCCGCTGAACGCGAACTCCTGAAGATCCTCTCCACCGGCCTGACCGATGAGGTCGCCGCCAAGCGCCTGGGTGTCTCCGTACGCACCGTCAAGCGCCGGATGGAGGAGCTGATGCGCCGTCTGGAAGCTGGTTCCCGCTTCGAAGCCGGCTTCAAGGCTTGCCAACACGGCTGGCTCTGAACCACCCGTGCCCGTCGGGGTGGCGAGTGCCCGGCCACGGGCCATGTGGGCGGGGGCTGGCCCCTGGAGGGGGCGGCGGCGCCCGCCGTCCCTGGTGGCCCCCGGCCAACGGGCCGACTGCACGCGGTTCGAGCCGGTCCAAGTGGCCTACATGGTCACTTACTTCCGTAACCCCTCATCAGCGCGGCCAGAATGTCGGTGAGCTTCGGGGCGACATCGACGAGGGCGTGGGCCAGTTCCGGGGAGTCCTGGTAGAAGCGGCGCAGTTCGGTTCCGGGCGCGGCCATCTGCCACAGCGCGCCGGCCATGGAGACGGCGGTGGCGACGACGTTGCCGCCCTGTTCGTCCGTGAGGTTCAGGATGCCGCACAGGACTGCGCTGACCGCCCCGACCTCGGCAATGGCGATCAGCTTGAAGGACCGGACGGCGGCGAAGGATACGCCGCGCTCCAGGTTCAGCGGCGTGTGGGCGAGCAGGTCGCAGAAGAGCGGCCGCGCCACCAGCGAGTCGGCGAGGATGCCCGCGATGGCGATCGGTGTTTCGGGCCCTGCCGGGCGTCCGTCGTCCAGCGCGCCGAGCCGGTTCCGCACGTCCTGCGACCACTGAACCCACTCACCGGCCGCCAGGCGCAGGAAGATCTCCTCCCTGGTCTCGAAGTAACGCAGCATCGCCGACTTGTGCATGCCGACCGCCGCAGCGATATCCGTGACGGTCACCGCGCGGACGCCGCGCTCGCCGGCGAGGCGCGCGGCAGCCTCCAGGATCGCCGTCACGCGGGCGTGCTTGGCTTCGGCGCTTCGGGCGCGTTCGAACTGCGGCGTAGTCACCTACACAGCGTACCGCAACCATGTTGTGGTATTAGCACAATCATGTTTCGCTAGGAGGAGGCGTCATCACGGGCACGCCCGACGCCGTCGACGTCAGCTGACATCCTCGTGTGGATCGTCCACGCGGACAACCTGCCCAGCCATCTGCTGCTGGGCGCCGGTGCGGTGCACATGGCCCTGGGCCTGGCACCCCGGCTCGAACAGGCCGCCACAATGACCAGCGCCGACACCTTCATCCGGCTGACCACCGTGCCCGGCATCGGCAACTGGACCGCACCCGGGAAAAGTGGTCGGGCTGTGGCCGTTCGTCGGCGTGGCGGTGATCGTGAGCATGCATCGCGGGAAAGTCCGGTGCGTTGATGAACTACCAGCCCCTAGCATGCGCGGGTGAACCTTTTGCATCTCGGCGCGCCGATCGGGCCGATGATTCGCGTCCACGGCGGGTTCGCCAACCGGATGTACCGGCTCGACACCGACCAAGGCTCGTTCGCGGTGAAGGAGTTGAACCTCGTCGACCGCCGCTGGACCTATCGCGTCGAGGACGTGTTCAGGTTTGAGCAGGCGGCCTTCGCCGCCGGCATCCCGATGCCGGAGCCGATCTCGGCCAGCGACCACACGCTCGTTCACCGATGGGTCGAGGGAGAAAAGGTGCCAGAAGCACCGGTGTCGGCGGCGTACGCGTTTGAGATCGGTGAGATCCTCGCGCGCATCCACGCGCTCGACGTCGCGTGGACCCATGTGTCGATCGAGGAACCGACGTCACGGGACTGGCCCGAGCTCGCCGCGCGGGCGGCGGCGACCGGACAGCCATGGGCCGACGAACTCGCCTCCCACATCGAGACGTTCCTCGCGATTGCCCACTTCGTCGACACCTGCGAACGGCCAGGCCCCGTCGTGCTGACCCATAGGGACATCCAACCGTGGAACCTGCTCGCTCGAGAGGGTCGGCCGGTGGTGCTCGACTGGGAGCTCTCGGGGATGCTCGACCTGTCCGGTGAGCTCGGCTCGACCGCGCTGAGCCTCGCGAAGGGACCTGGCTTCGACGACATCAAGCCCGCCATCTTCCGCTCGGTCCTCGACGGCTATGTCGCGGGAGGCGGAGCGCTGCCGCCGTCAGGTCCAAGCTGGTTTGTGTTCATGATCGGCGGCTGGCTGGGGCACACGAGGTGGAACATCCTGCGGTGCCTCGCCGGTGTCGAGGCGAGCACCGGCCCTGACCTCGCACTGTCGCACGAGTCCGTGCGCAACGGCGTGCGCGGCCTCCCCGACCTGTTCGGCCGGCTTCCGGAGCTCGAGGCGCTGCTCGTGTGACGGTGACCCGCGTCTGTGCTGAAAGCGTGAGCCGGCCCCCGGGGGGTGCCGCCGGGGGCCGTCGGCTCACTGATCCGCGGTGCTCAGCTGACCGGTCCCGTCATCGCGTGCGGCCCTACCGCCGGTTCGAGCAGCGACAGCGTCCGCTGCTGCGCATCGAGGCCGACGCGGATGCCGACCGGCATCGGCAGATTGGGGCCGGCATGCCCGAGATCGACGTTGCCCAGGACCGGGATGTCACGGTCCCCGAGGACGTCGAGGACGATCTCGGACAAGGTGGGGGACGCGCCGGGCTCGAGTCCGCTGATCTCGCGCGGAACGCCCACGACCATGCCAGCGATCCGATCGAGGATGCCGCTGTGCCGCATCACCTGCAGATAGCTCCACACGTACGATGCCAGGCCGCCCAGCTCCTCCCAGAACAGCACCGCACCGTCGAAAGCTTCGAGCGGCAGCGCGAACGGCGTCGCCTGCGCCAGCACGATGCGATTGATCAGCCCGCCGATCAGCGGCCCTTCGACACGACCAGGACGCCAGCACTCCCACGACGGGCTCGCGGGCAGCGCACCGATCGCCTCGGTATCGGTCAGCAACCTGGAGTAGAGCTTCTCGAGTTCCGCCTGGCGCGCCACGGGCGCGGACTGCCAGTGTCCGCCGAAGCCGGGGACGGCCATGTCGGCGTGGAACCCGACCAGACCCGTGCGCGCATGGAGGACCAGGTGCAGCAGCGAGATGTCGCTGTAGCCGAGGATCGGCTTGGGGTCGGCCCTGATCGCCTCGACGTCGATCAGGTCAAGGTAACCGAACGCCGTCTGGCCGCCGTCACTCGCGACGATCGCGCGCACCTCGGGATCCCGCAGAAGACCATTGAGCTCCCCGGCGATCTCCGCCGGCGTGGCCGCACTCCACCAACGGCTGCGTCCTGCTTCGAGTAACGGAGCCCGACGCACGCGGAATCCCATCCGCTCGAACAGCTCCACCGTCCGCTGGACGTTGGGCTCGTAAGCGGCCGGCAGCCCACCGGACAGCGCTGCGATGACAACAAGATCTCCGGGCTTCAGGGCACGCGGTCGAAGCAGCTGAGGCAGTGCAGAACCAGTCATGGCGTCAGTGTCGCCGGTGCCTTTGGTGGAGTCACGCGATTTTCGCCCAACGTCCGCCCCAGCGCAGGCCCTTCTCGCTGCGGACGCGGACGCAGGCGCGCTCGCGGCGCTGGGCTGCCAGGACATCTGGGTGGCGGGCGTTGGTGAGGCCATGCCGGCGCGGGGAAGTGCGAACCAAAAGAGACGATGTTCAAATGTCTGATGTTTGGATATGGTCCTCCCATGAAACACATCAACGCACCGCGGCGGACGGCCAGCCTGTCCGCCCAGCTCGTGGCGAGCCTCCGCTCGCACATTGAGACAGGGGGTTGGCCGGTCGGGACGCGGATCCCGCCGGAGCAGGCCCTCATCGAGGAGCTCGGGGTCGGACGCAGCACACTGCGGGAGGCGATCGGTGCGCTGGTGCACCTCGGCCTGTTGGAACCCAGAGCCGGTGACGGCACCTACGTCCGCTCCGCCAGCGAGCTCCAGTCGGTCATGGTGCGGCGGGCAGGCTCCGCGAAGCGGGACGACGTGCTGGAGCTGCGGACCGTCCTGGAGGAGTACGCCTCGGGCGCCGCGGCCCTGCGCCGCAGCGAGGAGCAGGTGCGGCAGCTGCGGGAGCTGCTGGCCGACGCCGAAGCGGCCATCGCCGGCGAGGACGCGTCCGCGGCCACCGGCGTCGACGCGCTCTTCCACCGGTCCGTCGTCCGGGCGAGCGGGAACGAGCTGCTGATCGAGGTGTACGACTACCTCGGCACGGCGCTCACCTCGCACCTGGGGGGCCTGACCTGGGAGGCCGCCCACGCCGAGGAGCACGCCGACCTGCACCGGCGGCTCGTCGACGCGATCGAGGCCCAGGACGCGGGCGGCGCTCGCGGCGCCGCAGCCGCGATCGTCCGGCTCACCCACGGCCACGGAACCGCCGACGCACGCGCGGCCGAGGACCGGTGAGCCCGCAGCCGACCCCGATGCCCCGGCACTCCCCCGCCGGGACACCGGCCGCCGAGGGTGCGGGCCAAGGCCGTCACCCACCTCAGCCCTCCCACGGATCCGATCACCCCGCCCGAACGGCAACGCCGCCCGCCCGAACAGGATTTCTCGGCCGCAAAGGAGATCACTCGTGTCCCGCTCCCACCTCCCCGCCGACGAGCTCGACGCACGTACCGACCGACGAAGCACCCACTTATTCGCGACCGACGCCCAGTTCCGTGACGCTGCGCCCCTGAACGCCGTCACCGAGGCGATCCGGCGCCCCGACCTACCGCTCGCCGACCTGGTGGCCACCGTGATGGAGGCATACGCCGACCGCCCCGCCCTGGGCGAGCGTGCCACCGAAAAGGTCACCGACCCGCAGACGGGCCGCACCACGCTGCGCCTGCTGCAGCGGTTCGACACGCTCACCTACGGCGAACTCTGGGAGCGGGTGGGTGCGGTGGCCTCCGAGTGGCGGCACCACCCCGAACAGGCGCTGGGCCCCGGCGACTTCGTCGCCCTCCTCGGGCCCACGAGCGCCGAGTACACCGTGGCGGACCTGGCTTGCGTCCGCTTGGGCGCGGTGTCCGTCCCCCTGCAGTCGGGTGCTCCAGCGGCACACCTGGCCCCCATCGTCGAGCAAGCCGGACCGCGCCTGCTCGTGGTGGACGTCGACCAGCTGGACGTCGCGCTCGAGGTTGCGGCGAGGGCCCCCTCGCTGGGCAGGATCGTCGTCATCGGCCACCGGCCCGAGGCCACCGCCCACCAGGAGAAGCTGGAGTCCGCGCGCGCCCGGCTCGCGGCGCAGGGCCGGAGCGTGGCCCTGGACACGCTGGCGTCGATCGTCGAGCGGGGAAGGGCGCTGCCCTCGCTCCCCCGGGTTCCCGACGGGTCGGCGGCCGACGCGCTGAGCGCGCTGATCTACACCTCGGGAAGTACCGGCACCCCCAAGGGGGCCATGTACACCGAGCGTCTGGTCCGGCAGTTCTGGGTCGACTTCGTGCCCGGCCAGGCGGCGCGGCCCTCCATCACGCTCAACTACCTGCCGTTGAGTCACATGATGGGCAGGGGGGTGCTGTTCGGGACGCTCGCCAAGGGGGGCCTCGCCGCTTTCGCGGCCTCCAGCGACCTGTCGACACTCTTCGAGGACCTCTCCCTGGTCCGTCCCACCGAAATCGTCATGGTTCCCCGCATCTGCGACATGCTCTTCCACCACTACCGGGCACAGTTGTCCCACCGGGCCAAGGCAGGCGGCGGGACAGGCGGCGACGCGGCCGAGCAGGTGATGGCGGAGCTGCGGGAGAAGGTCATGGGCGGCCGCCTCCTGTGGGCCGTCAGCGCCTCGGCCCCGCCGAGCGCCGAGACGACGGCGTTCATCCAGGACTGCCTCCACGTCAGACTGCTCGACGGCTACGGGTCGACGGAAGCCGGGGTCGTCTCCCTCGACGGCCGGGTGCTGCGCCCGCCGGTGACCGATCACAAGCTGGCCGACGTACCCGAGCTGGGATACTTCGCAACCGACTCGCCGTACCCCAGGGGCGAACTGCTGATCAGGTCCGAGCGGCTCGTCCCCGGATACTTCCGGCGTCCGGACGCCACCTGCGAGGTCTTCGACGAGGACGGCTTCTACCGCACGGGCGACATCATGGCCCGCGTCGGCCCCGACGAACTGAGGTACGTCGACCGCCGCTCCAACGTCCTCAAGCTGTCCCAGGGCGAATTCGTCGCCCTCTCCCGCCTGGAGGCGCTCTTCAACGGCAGTCCGGTCGTCCGGCAGATCTTCCTGTACGGCAGCGGCACCCGCGCCTACCTGCTCGCGGTGGTCGTGCCGACGAAGGACGCCCTGGAGCGCGTCGACGGGGATGCCCGGCGCCTGCGGCCGATCCTGCGGGAGTCCCTGCAGAAGCTCGCCACCGAGGCGGGGCTGAACTCCTACGAGATCCCACGGGATCTGCTCGTCGAGACCGAGCCGTTCACTCAGGAGAACGGACTGCTCTCCGGGGTGCGCAAGCCGTTGCGGCCGGCCCTGACGAAGCGGTACGGCGAGCGTCTCGAAGCGCTGTACACCCAGCTGTCCGACCGGGAGGCCGAGGAACTCCGGACGCTGCGTCAGACCGGCACCGACCAGCCGGTATCGGCGACCGTGCTCCGGGCTGCGCAGGCGCTCCTGGGGTTGGAAGAGGGTGTCGTGGAACTTGGCACACGCTTCCTCGAACTCGGCGGTGACAGCCTCACGGCACTGTCGTTCTCCCAGCTGATGAAAGAGACCTTTCACGTCGACATCCCGGTCAACGTGATCATCAACCCGGTCAACTCGCTGCAGCAGGTGGCCGATCACATCGAGCGGGCACTCGCGGCGGAACACCGCCGTCCCACCGCCGACAGCGTCCACGGCCCGGACGCGAGGCGGCTGGAGGCGGCCCAGCTGCGGCTGGACGCGTTCCTCGACGCGCGGACCGTCGAGCAGGTCGAAAGGCCGGCCGGTCCGCTGCCCGAGGCCCGGACCGTCCTGCTGACCGGCGCCAACGGCTACCTGGGCCGCTTCCTGTGCCTCGAGTGGCTGGAACGCGCGGCGCAGCGCGGCGGCACGCTGGTGTGCGTGGTCCGCGGCTCCTCGGCCGAGGCAGCCCGGGCACGGCTCGATGAGGCCTTCGACAGCGGCGACCCGGAACTCATGGAGCGCTACCGGAAGTCCGCCGCCCAGCATCTTCGCGTGGTCGCCGGCGACATCGGGGAACCGCGTCTCGGACTCGACGAGGAGACCTGGCAGCACCTGGTCGACACCGTGGACCTGATCGTCCACCCGGCGGCACTGGTCAACCATGTCCTGCCCTACGACCAGCAGTTCGGTCCCAACGTGCTGGGAACGGCCGAACTGATCAGGCTCGCGGTCACCTCCCGGATCAAGCAGTTCACCTACCTGTCGACAGTCGCCGTCGTATTCGGGAACGCGGCAGCCGCCGACGAGTCGGCGGACATCCGCACTGCCTGCGGGGCACGCGACCTCGACGGTGACTACGCGGACGGTTACGCGGCCAGCAAATGGGCCGGCGAGGTGCTGCTGCGCGAGGCGCACGAAGCGTTCGGTCTGCCGGTCGCCGTCTTCCGCTCGAACATGATCCTCGCGCACCCACGCTACCGCGGTCAGCTCAACGTCCCGGACGTCTTCACCCGCCTCGTGCTGAGCCTGCTGGCGACGGGCATCGCACCCGGCAGCTTCTACGCCCGGGGCACCGGCGAGGGCCGTGGGCACTTCGACGCACTCCCGGTGGACTTCACCGCGCGGGCCATCACCTCGCTCGGTGACGACGCACGAGAGGGCTACCGGACCTACAACGTGGTCAACCCGCACGACGACGGCATCTCACTCGACACGGTCGTCGACTGGCTGCTGGCAGCCGGACATCCCCTGACACGTGTCCAGGACCACGCCGAGTGGATCGTCCGCTTCGAGACCGCCCTGCGCGGCCTGCCCGACCGCCAGCGCCAGCATTCGCTGCTCCCGCTGCTGCACGCCTTCACCGAGCCGCAACAG
This window harbors:
- a CDS encoding FadR/GntR family transcriptional regulator: MKHINAPRRTASLSAQLVASLRSHIETGGWPVGTRIPPEQALIEELGVGRSTLREAIGALVHLGLLEPRAGDGTYVRSASELQSVMVRRAGSAKRDDVLELRTVLEEYASGAAALRRSEEQVRQLRELLADAEAAIAGEDASAATGVDALFHRSVVRASGNELLIEVYDYLGTALTSHLGGLTWEAAHAEEHADLHRRLVDAIEAQDAGGARGAAAAIVRLTHGHGTADARAAEDR
- a CDS encoding TetR/AcrR family transcriptional regulator, which encodes MTTPQFERARSAEAKHARVTAILEAAARLAGERGVRAVTVTDIAAAVGMHKSAMLRYFETREEIFLRLAAGEWVQWSQDVRNRLGALDDGRPAGPETPIAIAGILADSLVARPLFCDLLAHTPLNLERGVSFAAVRSFKLIAIAEVGAVSAVLCGILNLTDEQGGNVVATAVSMAGALWQMAAPGTELRRFYQDSPELAHALVDVAPKLTDILAALMRGYGSK
- a CDS encoding LuxR C-terminal-related transcriptional regulator, coding for MLRALGLDAVSEQVYQELLAEPTLDAILLAERLGLSQDQVGASLDTLADLALLRMSREAPQQRRPVSQERARALLLRRQEEELRARLAALEANRIAVATAAERAARERQRIPTGTEQLDGLDEIQSRLESLLQSATTEICSIVPTLMPPEALEAARPLDEDLLRRGITQRTLCHEGVRTNPRALAYGRSMAAVGAQLRTAPALPHRLLVVDRATALVPLDPASPTASAVLVTIPGIVAGLAELFDRIWADAVPLDQAPAPDCATGITAAERELLKILSTGLTDEVAAKRLGVSVRTVKRRMEELMRRLEAGSRFEAGFKACQHGWL
- a CDS encoding S66 peptidase family protein yields the protein MTGSALPQLLRPRALKPGDLVVIAALSGGLPAAYEPNVQRTVELFERMGFRVRRAPLLEAGRSRWWSAATPAEIAGELNGLLRDPEVRAIVASDGGQTAFGYLDLIDVEAIRADPKPILGYSDISLLHLVLHARTGLVGFHADMAVPGFGGHWQSAPVARQAELEKLYSRLLTDTEAIGALPASPSWECWRPGRVEGPLIGGLINRIVLAQATPFALPLEAFDGAVLFWEELGGLASYVWSYLQVMRHSGILDRIAGMVVGVPREISGLEPGASPTLSEIVLDVLGDRDIPVLGNVDLGHAGPNLPMPVGIRVGLDAQQRTLSLLEPAVGPHAMTGPVS
- a CDS encoding phosphotransferase family protein, with protein sequence MNLLHLGAPIGPMIRVHGGFANRMYRLDTDQGSFAVKELNLVDRRWTYRVEDVFRFEQAAFAAGIPMPEPISASDHTLVHRWVEGEKVPEAPVSAAYAFEIGEILARIHALDVAWTHVSIEEPTSRDWPELAARAAATGQPWADELASHIETFLAIAHFVDTCERPGPVVLTHRDIQPWNLLAREGRPVVLDWELSGMLDLSGELGSTALSLAKGPGFDDIKPAIFRSVLDGYVAGGGALPPSGPSWFVFMIGGWLGHTRWNILRCLAGVEASTGPDLALSHESVRNGVRGLPDLFGRLPELEALLV
- the car gene encoding carboxylic acid reductase, with protein sequence MSRSHLPADELDARTDRRSTHLFATDAQFRDAAPLNAVTEAIRRPDLPLADLVATVMEAYADRPALGERATEKVTDPQTGRTTLRLLQRFDTLTYGELWERVGAVASEWRHHPEQALGPGDFVALLGPTSAEYTVADLACVRLGAVSVPLQSGAPAAHLAPIVEQAGPRLLVVDVDQLDVALEVAARAPSLGRIVVIGHRPEATAHQEKLESARARLAAQGRSVALDTLASIVERGRALPSLPRVPDGSAADALSALIYTSGSTGTPKGAMYTERLVRQFWVDFVPGQAARPSITLNYLPLSHMMGRGVLFGTLAKGGLAAFAASSDLSTLFEDLSLVRPTEIVMVPRICDMLFHHYRAQLSHRAKAGGGTGGDAAEQVMAELREKVMGGRLLWAVSASAPPSAETTAFIQDCLHVRLLDGYGSTEAGVVSLDGRVLRPPVTDHKLADVPELGYFATDSPYPRGELLIRSERLVPGYFRRPDATCEVFDEDGFYRTGDIMARVGPDELRYVDRRSNVLKLSQGEFVALSRLEALFNGSPVVRQIFLYGSGTRAYLLAVVVPTKDALERVDGDARRLRPILRESLQKLATEAGLNSYEIPRDLLVETEPFTQENGLLSGVRKPLRPALTKRYGERLEALYTQLSDREAEELRTLRQTGTDQPVSATVLRAAQALLGLEEGVVELGTRFLELGGDSLTALSFSQLMKETFHVDIPVNVIINPVNSLQQVADHIERALAAEHRRPTADSVHGPDARRLEAAQLRLDAFLDARTVEQVERPAGPLPEARTVLLTGANGYLGRFLCLEWLERAAQRGGTLVCVVRGSSAEAARARLDEAFDSGDPELMERYRKSAAQHLRVVAGDIGEPRLGLDEETWQHLVDTVDLIVHPAALVNHVLPYDQQFGPNVLGTAELIRLAVTSRIKQFTYLSTVAVVFGNAAAADESADIRTACGARDLDGDYADGYAASKWAGEVLLREAHEAFGLPVAVFRSNMILAHPRYRGQLNVPDVFTRLVLSLLATGIAPGSFYARGTGEGRGHFDALPVDFTARAITSLGDDAREGYRTYNVVNPHDDGISLDTVVDWLLAAGHPLTRVQDHAEWIVRFETALRGLPDRQRQHSLLPLLHAFTEPQQALAGSALPADRFRAAVRAAALDDDNDIPRLSPDLITKYVADLRAHHLM